In Canis lupus familiaris isolate Mischka breed German Shepherd chromosome 24, alternate assembly UU_Cfam_GSD_1.0, whole genome shotgun sequence, a single genomic region encodes these proteins:
- the SLC4A11 gene encoding sodium bicarbonate transporter-like protein 11 isoform X3, with the protein MGVDGPRDRCGSERRDVPAGGPPPRAWAWPRNSERGRPERPATPRTVEAQAPSLQPWLPVPRNTAHQPCQEYSPSIMSQNGYLEDVAESDSPGGCGLLHTSRKYLKLKNFELEIRAHRDLDGFLARASIILNETATSLDDVLRAMLCRLAHDPNNTEPDCNVDLFMAMLFTDAGAPTEGKAHLLSDTIQGVTATVTGVQYQQSWICIICTSKALLKRHVCISRLVRPQNWGENSCEVRFVILVLAPPKMKSTKTATEVGRTFATMFLDITFRQKLLNTRTEEEFKEALVHQRQLLTMVSQYPTLGPKGYNMNSICVHRSPQPLKHKDFLPVGKGIREDIARRFPVYPLDFTDGIIGKNKAVGKYITTTLFLYFACLLPTIAFGSLNDENTNGAIDVQKTIAGQSIGGLLYALFSGQPLVVLLTTAPLALYIQVICGICDDYNLDFNTFYAWTGLWNSFFLVLYAIFNLSLIMQLFKRSTEEIIALFISITFMLDAVKGMVKRGSWASAPRAQMAEAWWPVSTVFQKYYYDNFGDNTDSTSLVSLLGLSTSLNTTLHTALNTSLLTSPPELTSTGRHAEHPGRETAVLSLLIMLGTLWLSYTLYQFKKSPYLHPCMREILSDCALPISVLTFSLICSYGFREIKMSQFRYNPSKSLFDVAEMHSLSLGAIASAMGLGFLLSLLFFIEQNLVAALANAPENRLVKGTAYHWDLLLIAIINSGLSLFGLPWIHAAYPHSPLHVRALALVEERVENGHIYETIVNVKETRLTSLGASILVGFSLLLLPFPLQWIPKPVLYGLFLYIALTSIDGNQLFERVALLLKDQTSYPPTHYIRRVPQRKIHYFTGLQVLQLLLLCAFGMSTLPYMKMIFPLIMIAMIPIRYNLLPRIIEAKYLDAMDAEH; encoded by the exons ATGGGTGTTGATGGCCCCAGGGACCGATGTGGGAGTGAAAGGCGCGATGTGCCGGCAGGAGGCCCCccgcccagggcctgggcctggccgcGAAACAGCGAGAGAGGGAGGCCAGAGAGACCGGCCACCCCAAGGACAGTGGAGGCACaggccccctccctccagccctggctGCCCGTGCCCAGGAACACAGCCCACCAACCGTGCCAGG AGTACTCGCCTTCCATCATGTCGCAGAATGGATACCTTGAGGATGTAG CTGAGAGTGACTCGCCTGGCGGCTGTGGGCTCCTACACACCTCCCGCAAG TACCTGAAGTTAAAGAACTTTGAGTTGGAGATACGTGCACACCGGGACCTGGATGGCTTCCTGGCTCGGGCCAGCATCATCCTGAATGAGACGGCCACCTCGCTGGATGACGTGCTGCGGGCCATGCTCTGCCGCTTGGCCCACGACCCCAACAACACCGAGCCTGACTGCAACGTGGACCTGTTTATGGCCATGCTTTTCACCGATGCCGGGGCCCCCACGGAGGGGAAAG cCCACTTGCTATCAGATACCATCCAAGGAGTCACTGCCACGGTCACAGGGGTGCAATACCAGCAGTCGTGGATCTGCATCAT CTGTACCTCCAAGGCCCTGCTGAAGCGGCACGTGTGCATCAGCCGCCTGGTTCGCCCACAGAACTGGGGGGAAAACTCATGTGAGGTGCGGTTTGTCATCCTGGTGCTGGCTCCACCGAAGATG AAAAGCACCAAGACAGCCACAGAGGTGGGGCGCACGTTCGCCACCATGTTCTTGGACATCACTTTCCGCCAGAAGCTCCTGAACACCCGCACGGAGGAAGAATTCAAGGAGGCTCTGGTCCATCAGAGGCAGCTGCTCACCATGGTGAGCCAGTATCCGACCCTGGGCCCAAAGGGCTACAACATGAACTCCATCTGTGTGCACAGATCCCCGCAG CCCCTGAAGCACAAGGACTTCCTCCCTGTGGGGAAGGGCATCCGGGAGGATATCGCTCGCAGGTTCCCCGTATACCCACTGGACTTCACAGACG GCATTATCGGGAAGAACAAGGCTGTGGGCAAATACATCACCACCACCCTGTTCCTTTACTTCGCCTGCCTGCTGCCCACCATCGCTTTTGGGTCCCTCAACGATGAGAACACAAACGGGGCCATCG ATGTGCAGAAGACCATAGCGGGGCAGAGCATCGGAGGCCTCCTATACGCCCTCTTCTCTGGGCAGCCGCTGGTGGTGCTGCTGACCACCGCGCCCCTGGCTCTCTACATCCAAG TAATTTGTGGCATCTGTGACGACTACAATCTGGACTTCAACACCTTCTACGCGTGGACGGGCCTGTGGAACAGTTTCTTTCTCGTGCTTTATGCCATCTTCAACCTCAGTCTGATCATGCAGCTCTTCAAGAG GTCGACAGAAGAGATAATTGCCTTGTTCATTTCCATCACATTCATGCTGGATGCTGTCAAGGGCATGGTCAAAA GAGGAAGCTGGGCCTCAGCCCCCAGAGCCCAGATGGCTGAGGCCTGGTGGCCTGTATCCACAGTCTTCCAGAAGTACTACTATGACAACTTTGGAGACAACACAGACAGCACTTCCTTGGTGAGCCTGCTGGGCCTCAGCACCAGCCTCAACACAACCCTCCACACTGCCCTCAACACCAGCCTCCTCACCAGCCCACCAGAGCTGACCTCCACGGGCCGCCACGCTGAGCACCCAGGCCGGGAGACCGCTGTGCTCAGCCTCCTCATCATGCTGGGCACGCTGTGGCTGAGCTACACCCTCTACCAGTTCAAAAAGAG CCCCTACCTACACCCCTGCATGCGGGAGATCCTGTCAGACTGTGCCTTGCCCATCTCGGTGCTCACCTTCTCCCTCATCTGCTCCTACGGCTTCCGGGAAATTAAGA TGAGCCAGTTCCGCTACAACCCCAGCAAGAGCCTCTTTGATGTAGCCGAGATGCACTCCCTGTCCCTGGGGGCCATCGCCAGCGCCATGggcctgggcttcctgctctcCTTGCTCTTCTTCATTGAGCAGAACTTGGTGGCTGCCCTGGCTAACGCCCCAGAGAACAG GTTGGTGAAGGGCACTGCCTACCACTGGGACCTCCTGCTCATCGCCATCATCAACAGTGGGCTGTCTCTGTTTGGGCTGCCCTGGATCCATGCTGcctacccccactccccactgcaCGTGCGGGCACTGGCTTTGGTGGAGGAACGTGTGGAGAATGGACACATTTATGAGAC GATTGTGAATGTGAAGGAGACACGGCTGACCTCCCTGGGTGCCAGCATCCTGGTgggcttctccctcctgctgctaCCCTTTCCGCTGCAGTGGATCCCCAAGCCCGTGCTCTATGGCCTCTTCCTCTACATCGCGCTCACATCCATTGATGGCAACCAGCTCTTTGAACGTGTGGCTCTGCTGCTCAAGGACCAG ACCTCGTACCCGCCTACCCACTACATCCGGAGAGTGCCCCAGAGGAAGATCCACTACTTCACAGGCCTGCAGGTCCTacagctgctgctgctctgtGCCTTTGGCATGAGCACCCTGCCCTACATGAAGATGATCTTCCCTCTCATCATGATTGCCATGATCCCTATCCG ctaCAACCTGCTGCCCCGAATCATTGAAGCCAAATATCTGGATGCCATGGATGCTGAGCACTAA
- the SLC4A11 gene encoding sodium bicarbonate transporter-like protein 11 isoform X2, whose translation MGVDGPRDRCGSERRDVPAGGPPPRAWAWPRNSERGRPERPATPRTVEAQAPSLQPWLPVPRNTAHQPCQEYSPSIMSQNGYLEDVGYLKCDMDDASETREESLGDEAFDTVNSSIVSGESVRFFVNVNLEVQPSQAAESDSPGGCGLLHTSRKYLKLKNFELEIRAHRDLDGFLARASIILNETATSLDDVLRAMLCRLAHDPNNTEPDCNVDLFMAMLFTDAGAPTEGKAHLLSDTIQGVTATVTGVQYQQSWICIICTSKALLKRHVCISRLVRPQNWGENSCEVRFVILVLAPPKMKSTKTATEVGRTFATMFLDITFRQKLLNTRTEEEFKEALVHQRQLLTMVSQYPTLGPKGYNMNSICVHRSPQPLKHKDFLPVGKGIREDIARRFPVYPLDFTDGIIGKNKAVGKYITTTLFLYFACLLPTIAFGSLNDENTNGAIDVQKTIAGQSIGGLLYALFSGQPLVVLLTTAPLALYIQVICGICDDYNLDFNTFYAWTGLWNSFFLVLYAIFNLSLIMQLFKRSTEEIIALFISITFMLDAVKGMVKIFQKYYYDNFGDNTDSTSLVSLLGLSTSLNTTLHTALNTSLLTSPPELTSTGRHAEHPGRETAVLSLLIMLGTLWLSYTLYQFKKSPYLHPCMREILSDCALPISVLTFSLICSYGFREIKMSQFRYNPSKSLFDVAEMHSLSLGAIASAMGLGFLLSLLFFIEQNLVAALANAPENRLVKGTAYHWDLLLIAIINSGLSLFGLPWIHAAYPHSPLHVRALALVEERVENGHIYETIVNVKETRLTSLGASILVGFSLLLLPFPLQWIPKPVLYGLFLYIALTSIDGNQLFERVALLLKDQTSYPPTHYIRRVPQRKIHYFTGLQVLQLLLLCAFGMSTLPYMKMIFPLIMIAMIPIRYNLLPRIIEAKYLDAMDAEH comes from the exons ATGGGTGTTGATGGCCCCAGGGACCGATGTGGGAGTGAAAGGCGCGATGTGCCGGCAGGAGGCCCCccgcccagggcctgggcctggccgcGAAACAGCGAGAGAGGGAGGCCAGAGAGACCGGCCACCCCAAGGACAGTGGAGGCACaggccccctccctccagccctggctGCCCGTGCCCAGGAACACAGCCCACCAACCGTGCCAGG AGTACTCGCCTTCCATCATGTCGCAGAATGGATACCTTGAGGATGTAG GCTACCTCAAGTGTGACATGGATGATGCCTCTGAAACCCGTGAGGAGAGCCTGGGGGATGAGGCCTTCGACACGGTCAACTCCTCCATTGTGTCTGGCGAGAGCGTCCGTTTTTTTGTCAACGTCAACCTCGAGGTGCAGCCCAGCCAGGCTG CTGAGAGTGACTCGCCTGGCGGCTGTGGGCTCCTACACACCTCCCGCAAG TACCTGAAGTTAAAGAACTTTGAGTTGGAGATACGTGCACACCGGGACCTGGATGGCTTCCTGGCTCGGGCCAGCATCATCCTGAATGAGACGGCCACCTCGCTGGATGACGTGCTGCGGGCCATGCTCTGCCGCTTGGCCCACGACCCCAACAACACCGAGCCTGACTGCAACGTGGACCTGTTTATGGCCATGCTTTTCACCGATGCCGGGGCCCCCACGGAGGGGAAAG cCCACTTGCTATCAGATACCATCCAAGGAGTCACTGCCACGGTCACAGGGGTGCAATACCAGCAGTCGTGGATCTGCATCAT CTGTACCTCCAAGGCCCTGCTGAAGCGGCACGTGTGCATCAGCCGCCTGGTTCGCCCACAGAACTGGGGGGAAAACTCATGTGAGGTGCGGTTTGTCATCCTGGTGCTGGCTCCACCGAAGATG AAAAGCACCAAGACAGCCACAGAGGTGGGGCGCACGTTCGCCACCATGTTCTTGGACATCACTTTCCGCCAGAAGCTCCTGAACACCCGCACGGAGGAAGAATTCAAGGAGGCTCTGGTCCATCAGAGGCAGCTGCTCACCATGGTGAGCCAGTATCCGACCCTGGGCCCAAAGGGCTACAACATGAACTCCATCTGTGTGCACAGATCCCCGCAG CCCCTGAAGCACAAGGACTTCCTCCCTGTGGGGAAGGGCATCCGGGAGGATATCGCTCGCAGGTTCCCCGTATACCCACTGGACTTCACAGACG GCATTATCGGGAAGAACAAGGCTGTGGGCAAATACATCACCACCACCCTGTTCCTTTACTTCGCCTGCCTGCTGCCCACCATCGCTTTTGGGTCCCTCAACGATGAGAACACAAACGGGGCCATCG ATGTGCAGAAGACCATAGCGGGGCAGAGCATCGGAGGCCTCCTATACGCCCTCTTCTCTGGGCAGCCGCTGGTGGTGCTGCTGACCACCGCGCCCCTGGCTCTCTACATCCAAG TAATTTGTGGCATCTGTGACGACTACAATCTGGACTTCAACACCTTCTACGCGTGGACGGGCCTGTGGAACAGTTTCTTTCTCGTGCTTTATGCCATCTTCAACCTCAGTCTGATCATGCAGCTCTTCAAGAG GTCGACAGAAGAGATAATTGCCTTGTTCATTTCCATCACATTCATGCTGGATGCTGTCAAGGGCATGGTCAAAA TCTTCCAGAAGTACTACTATGACAACTTTGGAGACAACACAGACAGCACTTCCTTGGTGAGCCTGCTGGGCCTCAGCACCAGCCTCAACACAACCCTCCACACTGCCCTCAACACCAGCCTCCTCACCAGCCCACCAGAGCTGACCTCCACGGGCCGCCACGCTGAGCACCCAGGCCGGGAGACCGCTGTGCTCAGCCTCCTCATCATGCTGGGCACGCTGTGGCTGAGCTACACCCTCTACCAGTTCAAAAAGAG CCCCTACCTACACCCCTGCATGCGGGAGATCCTGTCAGACTGTGCCTTGCCCATCTCGGTGCTCACCTTCTCCCTCATCTGCTCCTACGGCTTCCGGGAAATTAAGA TGAGCCAGTTCCGCTACAACCCCAGCAAGAGCCTCTTTGATGTAGCCGAGATGCACTCCCTGTCCCTGGGGGCCATCGCCAGCGCCATGggcctgggcttcctgctctcCTTGCTCTTCTTCATTGAGCAGAACTTGGTGGCTGCCCTGGCTAACGCCCCAGAGAACAG GTTGGTGAAGGGCACTGCCTACCACTGGGACCTCCTGCTCATCGCCATCATCAACAGTGGGCTGTCTCTGTTTGGGCTGCCCTGGATCCATGCTGcctacccccactccccactgcaCGTGCGGGCACTGGCTTTGGTGGAGGAACGTGTGGAGAATGGACACATTTATGAGAC GATTGTGAATGTGAAGGAGACACGGCTGACCTCCCTGGGTGCCAGCATCCTGGTgggcttctccctcctgctgctaCCCTTTCCGCTGCAGTGGATCCCCAAGCCCGTGCTCTATGGCCTCTTCCTCTACATCGCGCTCACATCCATTGATGGCAACCAGCTCTTTGAACGTGTGGCTCTGCTGCTCAAGGACCAG ACCTCGTACCCGCCTACCCACTACATCCGGAGAGTGCCCCAGAGGAAGATCCACTACTTCACAGGCCTGCAGGTCCTacagctgctgctgctctgtGCCTTTGGCATGAGCACCCTGCCCTACATGAAGATGATCTTCCCTCTCATCATGATTGCCATGATCCCTATCCG ctaCAACCTGCTGCCCCGAATCATTGAAGCCAAATATCTGGATGCCATGGATGCTGAGCACTAA